The Arachis hypogaea cultivar Tifrunner chromosome 19, arahy.Tifrunner.gnm2.J5K5, whole genome shotgun sequence genome has a window encoding:
- the LOC140182154 gene encoding serine/threonine-protein phosphatase 7 long form homolog — protein MPVLAPISRTPWFFSLANRWRNWEHHNWQYRYHTVAYFRGLLDEVQEGQFVWEAYDVDRIEADVIPEDICSQSEIWSATIPLISFETLEWYATDRCRRRFGFVQGVPHQERSLDGQHGKILTGPKNLDWSVTHRFWIMQ, from the exons ATGCCGGTTCTTGCCCCGATTTCTAGAACCCCGTGGTTCTTTTCACTGGCTAACCG ATGGCGTAACTGGGAGCATCATAATTGGCAATATAGATATCATACTgttgcttattttaggggattgtTAGATGAAGTTCAGGAAGGTCAG TTTGTTTGGGAAGCTTACGACGTTGATCGGATAGAGGCAGATGTCATTCCAGAAGACATCTGTAGTCAATCAGAAATTTGGAGTGCAACGATACCATTGATATCGTTTGAGACTCTTGAGTGGTATGCAACCGATAGGTGTAGGAGACGATTTGGGTTCGTACAGGGTGTGCCACATCAGGAGAGGTCTCTAGATGGCCAACATGGTAAGATTTTGACCGGACCCAAAAATTTGGATTGGTCTGTCACACACAGATTTTGGATAATGCAGTAG
- the LOC140182153 gene encoding uncharacterized protein has protein sequence MKYCSEIRRYNGSHTCTRSSISQDHFKLDSIIIAEAIKTLVEADPSIKVKSVIAEVQSKFNYTISYRKTWLAKQKSVEKIFGGWEASYEALPIWFEVMCAKEPSAAVHFETMPCYQGDDLVPNIRVLHRVFWSYYPCIRAFRHCKPVVQVDGTHLYGKYKGCLLVVVSQDGNNNIVPIAFAIVEGETSDAWYFFLSNLRRHVVTRDGVGFISDRHDSISSAVERNNGAWSPPRAFHMFCIRKRAEAEARINAGYVFSETVTSKLHANQRAAGNIQVNFTGS, from the exons ATGAAGTATTGttcagaaattagaagatataatggtagtcacacttGCACTAGATCAAGTATTTCTCAAGACCATTTCAAGCTGGATTCAATCATAATTGCAGAAGCCATTAAGACATTGGTAGAAGCTGACCCATCCATAAAGGTAAAATCTGTCATTGCTGAagttcaatcaaagtttaattacaCTATAAGTTATCGGAAAAcatggttggcaaagcagaagtcagtagaaaaaatatttggaggttgggaGGCTTCCTATGAAGCTCTGCCTATATGGTTTGAAGTCATGTGTGCTAAGGAGCCATCAGCAGCCGTCCACTTTGAGACCATGCCTTGTTATCAGGGGGATGACTTGGTTCCTAATATTCGGGTGCTACATCGGGTTttctggagttattacccttgCATTAGAGCATTCAGGCACTGCAAACCAGTTGTACAGGTAGACGGGACTCATTTATATGGAAAATATAAGGGTTGTCTGTTGGTGGTAGTTTCACAGGATGGAAACAACAATATAGTGCCCATTGCATTTGCTATTGTCGAGGGTGAGACTTCTGATGCGTGGTATTTTTTCCTTAGTAATTTGCGACGACATGTGGTGACACGGGATGGTGTGGGCTTTATCTCTGATCGACACGATTCTATAAGTTCGGCCGTGGAACGCAATAATGGAGCTTGGTCGCCTCCGAGAGCTTTCCACATGTTCtgcatcag GAAAAGGGCTGAAGCGGAGGCTCGAATTAATGCTGGTTATGTGTTTTCAGAGACCGTGACCTCTAAATTGCATGCAAATCAACGCGCAGCCGGGAACATTCAGGTTAATTTCACAGGCTCATGA
- the LOC112779361 gene encoding dimethylnonatriene synthase yields MDLDINSLQTLILALLILYFTIRSIRSHNNSGSKKRNIKTKVPEIPGGLPIIGHLHLLNDKIPYFRTFSAMAEKYGSIFALRLGCHPIIMVSSAEIAKECLTTKDRVFASRPDTAAGRFLGYDNAVFGLAPYGQYWREIRKIATLELLSSSRLEKLKYIRDREIYTLVKDLFSFCNCHGNSNKLVSVTISDLIEHMTFNINVQMIAGKRFSDEAIKEEDSEGWRLRKAIRDATYLSGVFVVADAIPWLGWFDFQGYVGFMKRTAKELDSILHRWMVEHIEKRGEFENDFLDVIISAFEENDEIYGHKRDTVIKATALMLVLTGSGSTAITLTWALSLLLNHPNAMKAAKEELDTIVGKHKWVQESDIKDLKYLQAIVKETLRLYPPAPLTGIREATEDCYLNGYYISKGTRLFINLWKLHRDPKTWSNPNAFEPERFLNACSGVDFRGQDFEFIPFSSGRRSCPGMTFGMQVVHLTLARLIQGFDMSTKGGAEVDMSEGLGVALPKKHALDIVLKPRLPLELYEGL; encoded by the exons ATGGATTTGGATATTAATTCTCTCCAAACTCTTATTTTGGCTTTGTTAATCTTATACTTCACCATAAGGTCCATTAGATCACATAACAATAGTGGATCCAAAAAAAGAAATATCAAAACCAAAGTTCCTGAAATACCAGGGGGTTTACCCATCATAGGTCACCTTCATCTTCTCAATGATAAAATCCCTTATTTTAGAACCTTCTCAGCCATGGCTGAAAAATACGGCTCAATCTTCGCTCTCCGGCTCGGCTGCCACCCTATAATCATGGTTAGCAGCGCAGAGATCGCCAAAGAATGCCTCACAACGAAAGACAGAGTCTTTGCCTCGCGGCCGGACACGGCCGCAGGCAGATTCTTGGGCTATGACAATGCCGTTTTTGGTCTCGCGCCATACGGACAGTACTGGCGCGAAATCAGAAAAATCGCGACGCTCGAGCTTCTCTCGAGTTCCAGGCTTGAGAAGCTGAAATACATCAGAGACAGAGAGATTTACACTCTTGTCAAAGATTTGTTCAGTTTTTGTAACTGCCACGGGAACTCGAATAAGTTAGTTAGTGTAACCATAAGTGATTTAATAGAGCACATGACGTTTAACATTAATGTGCAGATGATAGCAGGGAAAAGGTTCAGTGATGAAGCGATTAAGGAAGAAGATAGTGAAGGATGGAGATTAAGGAAAGCGATTAGAGATGCTACTTATCTTAGTGGTGTTTTTGTTGTAGCTGATGCGATTCCATGGCTTGGTTGGTTTGATTTTCAAGGGTATGTGGGTTTTATGAAGAGAACTGCTAAGGAATTGGACTCTATTCTTCATAGGTGGATGGTTGAACACATTGAGAAAAGAGGTGAATTTGAGAATGATTTTTTGGATGTGATAATTTCAGCATTTGAAGAAAATGATGAGATTTATGGCCATAAGAGGGACACAGTTATCAAAGCAACAGCACTG ATGCTTGTCCTAACTGGATCAGGAAGCACAGCCATAACATTAACATGGGCACTATCCTTACTCTTAAACCACCCAAATGCCATGAAAGCTGCCAAAGAAGAGTTAGATACCATCGTCGGAAAACACAAATGGGTCCAAGAATCCGACATCAAAGACCTCAAATACCTCCAAGCCATTGTCAAAGAGACTCTTCGGCTCTACCCACCGGCACCCTTAACCGGTATACGGGAAGCCACAGAAGACTGCTATCTCAACGGTTACTATATCTCAAAGGGCACTCGCTTGTTCATCAATCTGTGGAAGCTCCATAGGGATCCCAAAACATGGTCTAATCCTAATGCTTTTGAGCCTGAGAGGTTCCTTAACGCTTGTTCAGGGGTCGATTTTCGCGGTCAGGACTTCGAGTTTATACCATTTAGCTCCGGAAGAAGGTCGTGCCCTGGCATGACGTTTGGAATGCAAGTTGTGCATTTGACGTTGGCTAGGTTGATTCAGGGTTTCGATATGTCAACAAAGGGTGGTGCTGAAGTTGATATGAGTGAAGGGTTAGGTGTGGCCTTGCCTAAGAAACATGCCCTTGATATTGTTCTCAAACCTCGTCTTCCTTTGGAGCTATATGAAGGCCTTTGA